Genomic DNA from Lutibacter sp. A80:
TTCAGGTCGTTGCAATCCATGATAAATATCTGAACTATAATCCATTCTTCTCATATCTACCCAAGTTTCAGGATTTAGAACATTTGCAATATATTTTTGAACCATAATGTGCGATAATTCTATATTACTTTCACCAATCTCAGTATCTAATAAACTTAAATAAGCGCTTGTAGCAGCGGCATCAACTCCTAATTTTTCAAAATCTGCTTGAACACCAATTTTAAAAGCTGTATAAGCACCTGATTTATCTCCTTTTCTTAACCTAGCTTCAGCTTCAATAAACTTTACTTCACTAAAAGTAATCATGTCAGTTGCAGAGTTAAGACTCGTATAAAATCCACCATTACCTAATGAAAAATTATCTCCTTCTTCCCCATTTAATCCTCTACCTATTACAACACCTTCATAACCACCATTAACAGCTTCAGGAACAATAATAGTTAATCTAGGATCCCATTCTGCATCATCTAAATTTAATGGGTTCTTTAATAAGTTCACAAAAAAGTCAGAAAAATAATCCATTCTTGAAGAACCATAACCATCTGTTGAAAAAGGTTGAATATCATTTGAAACTGGTCCACCACCATAAAGTTTCTGAGCGTTTAATTCATTTGAATTTATTGCTAACTGACAAGCAGCTATTACAGCATCTGGATCATAAGAAGATTTTTTAGCTAAATGGTTTAAATAACGTGCCTTAATAGCATACGCAAATTTTTTCCATTTTTCTTGATCTCCTCCATAAAGAACATCTCCACCTTCTTCATTTAAATCTATAGCACTTGGTTCGTCTAAAGCAACTATTGCTTCATCTAAATAACTTAAAATAGTTTCATAAACTTCTTCTTGAGTACTAAATTTTGGTGTAATATTCATTGAAGACACACCATCATAGGTTTCGTCTAACACAATATCTCCATATTGATCTGTAGTCATTCCTAAAACATAAGCTCGTAAAATTTTACCTACTGCTACAAAATTAGGAGAAGCATATCTTTCACCTAAAACAATTAAATCTGCTGTATTTGGCAATGAATACACATATGCATTTTGCCATAAAAAGTAACGGCCAGTTGTCATTTCAGAACTCCAAGTTTCAGAATAATAATTTGTCGCATTTTGCGCACCATATTGCGTAATTCCAAGAACCTCTCTACTCCCTCTATACTGAGCTTGAGCTGTTGTATTCTCTATTGCTCCTTGAATTCTAAATTGAGGAGGCAATGAAGATGTTGTTGGCTTTGTTTCAGAACCATTTACATCAAAATAGTCATCATCACATGAAGTGGCTATGACTGCTAAAAACACTATTAAATATTTATATAATTTCATAATTTTCTTTTATTTTTAGAATTTAACTTTTAAACCTAAATCAAACCCTTTCATGTTAGGTGTTCCTAAATTATCTATAGACATGGATCCTGCTCCAGAAACTCCTGCTCCAAAAGTATTAACCTCTGGATCAACTCCACTATAGTCTGTTATTGTAAATAGATTTCTTCCTGTAGCAAAAAACTCTACAGAAGATAACGCTATTTTATCTAGTAGTTTACTTGGTAGTTTATAACTTAATGTAACATATCTAAGCCTTGCAAACGAACCATCTTCAATAAAATTTTCTGAATTTTTATAGTAATAATCCGTATAAAATGCTTGATCCATAGCTACTGGAACTGTATTTACTGCTCCATTAGCATCAACACCTGGTAAAACTATTGTTTCATTTCTATTAAGTGTTTGCTCGCTTAAACCATAATAAACTAAAGCAGATTCTGTTGCATTATATACATCAACACCTTGAACTAAATCTAATAAAAATGATAGTTGGAAATTTTTGTAATTCATTGTACTTGAAAAACCTAAAGTCCAATCTGGCATACGAGTTACATCATCATATGTTTCTTGAACTAACGTTGGTAAACCATTTGAATTAATAACTACATCTCCATTATCATTTTTTTGAGGTCTATAACCTCTTAAACCAAATAATGAACCATCTAATATCGCTGCACCTGCTGCTGTTGAATTAAACGTCCAAGAATCCGATAAATAAACTTCGTTTAGGAAACCAGGAAGTTCATTAACCTTACTTTCGTTCATTCCAAAGTTTAAGTCAACATTCCATTTAAATTCTGATGTATAAGGCAATACTTTAATTGAAAGTAACGCTTCTAGACCACTATTTGTAATAGATCCTCCATTAAGTGTTGCATAAAATGTACCTGTTGTTGGAGGAACCCTTATATCTCTTAATATTTGATTGTCTGATTTACTAGTGTAATAGGTAAAGTCTAACCCTATTCTACTTTCAAACAAACGCATATCTACACCTATTTCAAAACTATTTGTAAATTCTGGTTCAAGGTTTGGATTACCAACATCAACACCGTTCCAAGTATATCCGGAACTTGCTAATGAATTTATATTAGTTGAAAGTGAACTTTCTAATGCTCCAATTGGTGCATCTTTACCAACTTTAGCCCAAGTAGATCTCAATTGTAAGTAACTCAATCCGTTTGAAGATGTAATATCGTTACCTGCATTTTTAAATAAATCTGTAATTACTGCTGAAGCACCAACTGAAGGGTAAAAGAAAGATCTTTTATCTTTTGGTAACGTAGAAGACCAGTCATTTCTTCCGGTTGCTGTTAAAAACAATGCATTTTGCCAACCTAATTTTAATTCACCAAAAACACCAACCATACGCTTTCTAGAAATACCCTCACTAATATATTGATCTTCAACCAATACATTACCAACACTATATATTCCTGGAGCTTGAAAACCATCTCCACTTGTATAAGTTGTTCTAATATCTAATTCATCAACAGAATTACCTAATAAAGCATTTATAGAAAAATCTTCTGTAATATTTTTTTCAAAAGTTACTAATAAATTTGAATTTAAACGCTTATTTTCTCTATCGTACTGACTTATATAACCATCTTCTCTATTATCTACTAAAGAACCGTCTCCAGTAATTTTTTTATTAAATTGTGTAAAATTATCAATACCTAATTTATACGATACATTAAAATTTTCTAAAAAGCTATAATTTAAACTTATAGCTCCAATTAAACGATTAACCTCATCTGTATTAGGACTATTATCAATACTCCAATAAGGATTATCAAATTGTTGATCTAAAAAGAAACTTTTCTGAGAATTATCAGCATTTAAATAATCCGAAGCATTAACATTAGCAGGATATTTTAATAAACTTAAAAAACTACTTCCAGTAGCATTACCTTGCTTTGTACTATTGGTTTTTGTAGTTATATAATTTGCTGAAACACCTAAAGTTAAATTATCATTAATATTTGAAGAAGTATTAATTCTAAAAGATGTTTTATCATAACTTGTACTTTCAATTACACCTTCTTGAGAAACATCTCCAATAGAAAAATAAATATTACTTTTTGCATTACCACCTGAATAACTTAAAGTATGGTTTGATGTAATAGCTGTATCGTAAAAATCATCTATATTATTAAAAACTGGAGATCCAGCAGTACTATTTCCCCAAGAAAGTGGAGAATCAGTATTAATAGTTGTACCAGTTGCTTCTACAATTTGTTCTCCTTGACCATATTGCGTTTGTACATTTGGTGTTCCAATAATATTATCAACAGAAAGTGAACCAGAATACGAAATTACACTAGCACCATCTTTCCCTTTTTTTGTTGTAATAATAACTGCACCTTCTGCAGCCTGAATACCATAAAGTGCAGCTGCCGCAGGTCCTTTTAAAACAGATATACTTTCAATATCTTCTGGGTTAATATCAGAAGCTCTATTAGCACTGGCTACCTCCAAACTTGAACTAGTTGAATTATCAATTGGAAGACCATCTACAATAAATAAAGGCTGATTATTTCCTGTAATAGAAGATCCCCCTCTAATCATAATAATTGCTGATGCCCCAGGAGCTCCTCCAGAATTCACAACAGTAACCCCTGAAACTTTACCTTGCAATCCATTAACCATACTTGACTGGTTACCTTCTAAAAGCGCTTCTGCTTTTACAGCTTGCACAGCATAACCAAGAGATTTACGTTCTTTTTTAATACCTAATGCAGTAATCACAACTTCATCTAAACTTTCACCTGCATTTAATGACACATTAATAATGTTAGATGTCACTTCAATTTCCTGAGTTGCAAAACCAACATATGAAAACACCAAAACAGCTCCTTCAGAAGCTTTAATTTCGTATTTCCCATCAAAATCAGTTGTACCACCCATGTTTGTACCTTTAATCAATACGCTAACCCCTGGTAACGGAAGATTGTCAGCATTAGATTTAACCACCCCTGTAACAGTTATAGATTGCGCAAAAGAAATTTGAACAAAAAATACTGCTAGAATCGTTAAAAAATAATAATAGTTTTTTTTCATAATGAGTTAATTTAAAATAAATTTAATAACAAATATATTTAAATTTCCGAATAAAAACGCATAAAACCGCAAAAAAAATTCAATTAATTTAAAGAAACAGCTAATTATATACAAAAAAAACACCTAAACACTTATAATTTATCAATAATTGAGAAAAATTCATTACATTGTAAAAAAAAATTGCACATTTATAATTACTTTTGCAAAAAAAACAATATGCTTAAAGAAGAAAGACAAAACTGCATTTTAAATAAAATCAGGTTAAATAAAAAGGTTTTATCTGTAGATTTAAGCCATGAATTAAATGTTTCAGAAGACACAATAAGACGAGATCTTAATGAATTATCTTCTAAAAAATTAATTAAAAAAGTACATGGAGGCGCACTCACCATAGAAAATATAGCTCCTTCATATGAAGAAAGAAGAAATCATAATTTACAGGAAAAAAACAGTATTGCAAAAAAAGCGGTAAAACTCATTAAATCTGGCCAAGTAATTATTATGAGTGGAAGCACAACAAATCTACAACTTGCAAAAATTATCCCTTCCAACATAAATGCAACTATCTACACCTACAGCTTACCTATTGCATTACAGCTAACAGAACACCCTTCAATTGAAATTATATTTATAGGTGGAAAAATCCATAAATCCGCACAAGTTACCGTTGGCTTAGATGTAGTTTCTTCTATTTCCGAACTAAGAGCAGACCTATGTTTTATGGGTACGGGAGGAATTAATATTTCTAATGGAATGACTGAACCCAACTGGGAAGTATCTCATATTAAAAAATGTATGATTTCTGTAAGCAACCAAGTTGTTGCACTTTGTACTAAAAATAAAATAAATGAAATTAAACGCTATACTGCTGTACCCATTAACAAAATTGACACTATTGTTACAGATATAGATCCAAAAGATTCAATATTTAATAATTTCAAAGAAAAAGGAGTAAAAATACTTTAGAAAAACATTGAATTTACGTTATTATGCATTTTATTGCGTTTTATATTAATTTTTTATGCGTTTTTTTGTCGTTAATTAAAAAATAAATAGTACTTTTAAAAAATATTATGCATATTCCAATATAGAAAAAATAAACCTAAAACCCCGCGAATTCCACCCATTTAAGAAGTAAATATAGATAAACTTATGAAAGTACTTACAGGCTTAGATATATTAGTAAATGATTCCGAAATTCAAAAATCATTTAAAGGTAATATAGGTTTACTATGTAATAATGCTTCAGTTGATGCTACTTTTTCACATGCAATTTTAAAATTTAAAAAAATATTTGATTCTAGATTTATTAAAGTTTTTGGTCCTCAACATGGGTTTTCTACTGATGCACAAGACAATATGATTGAAACTGATCATTGTATCCACCCATATTTTAACATTCCAATCTACTCTCTTTATTCTGAAACCCGCACCCCAACAGATAAAATGCTTGAAGATATAGACCATTTATTTGTTGATTTACAAGATATTGGATGCAGAACTTATACTTATATTTACACGCTTACACTTCTTCTAGAAAAATGTGCAAATAAAAATATCGAAATTATTGTTCTTGACCGTCCAAACCCTATAAATGGTGTAGATATTGAAGGAAATATCTTAGAAAAAGAATTTAAGTCTTTTATTGGTCTTTACCCTATACCTATGAGACACGGAATGACAATTGGTGAAGTCGCTATAATGCACCAAACATTTTGGAGTAAAGAAAAAGCAAACCTTAAAGTAATTAAAATGCAACATTGGAAACGAGCAATGTATTTTGAAGACACTAAATTACCTTGGATTTTGCCCTCACCAAATCTTGCAAGAGCCGAAAGTACCTGTACATTTCCAACAACAGTTTTATTTGAAGGAACTAATTTAAGCGAAGGCAGAGGAACTACACAACCTTTAGAAATTTTTGGACATCCAAATATTGAACCTTATTCTTATTTTGAAAACAATCTTAAACAAGCACTAAAAGAATCTAAATTAAAAGGTTTTACAGTTAGACCAATAACTTTCATTCCAACGTTTCATAAACAATATAATAAGATTTGTGGTGGTTTTCAAATTCATATTACAGATAAAAAAACTTTTCAACCTTGGAGGGCCGGACAATTTATTATGAAAGAAATATACCATTATTTAGGAAGTGATTTTACATGGAAAACCCCTCCATATGAATACAATTACACACAACTCCCTATCGACATTCTAAATGGCACTGACAAATTGAGATATTGGATAGAAAACAATGGCAACATAGAAACATTAGACTCTTTTGAAGACCTAAAAGACTACAAATTAAAATTTAACGAAATAAAATTATATTAATGAGCGCAACACTAATTTTAATCATCATTGCTTCCTATTTTGGAATACTAATGCTAATTTCTTACTACACATCTAGAAACTCAAGTGATGCTTCTTTTTATACAGGCGACAGAAAATCGCCTTGGCAAGTTGTTGCCTTTGGAATGATTGGAGCAGTAATGTCTGGAGTTACTTTTGTCTCTATTCCAGGTATGGTTGGAACTAACAACTTCTACTATTTGCAGTTTGTTTTTGGAAACGTTGTTGGTTATATATTTATTACATACGTTCTTTTACCTATATATTACGATTTAAAACTTGTTTCAATATATACATATTTAGATACTCGATTTGGAACAAAAACGTACAAAACAGGCTCATTATTCTTCCTAATATCACAATCTTTTGGAGCAGCACTTCGATTATTACTTGCTGCAAAAATTTTACAATTTGCGGTGTTTGATTCTTTTAATATCCCTTTTTATATTACTGTAATTATAATACTAATACTCATCTGGTTTTATACTCATAAATCCGGTATTAAAACCATTGTTTGGACAGATACATTACAAACATTCTTTTTACTTTTAGCTGCAATTGTATCGATATATGTAGTAAAAAGCAGTCTAAATTTAGATGTATCTGAAACAATAACCTCAGTTACCAATCATAAATACTTTAAAGTATTCGACTGGGATTTTAATTCGGGTTCTAATTTTTACAAACAATTTATTTCAGGATTTTTAATTGCAATTGCAATGGTGGGCTTAGATCAAAATATGATGCAAAAAACCCTTACTTGTAAAAATAAAAAAGAAGCTCAAAACAATATTTTAACTTTTAGTTTATTTTTAGCCGTTGCTCAATTTCTATTTCTAGGACTTGGAGTTATGCTTTATTTATACGCCGAAAACTTTGGTATACAACTAGACACCTTAAACGGTAAATTTATTAACACTGATGATTTATTCCCAATGTTATCACTCAATCATTTTGGAATTATAGCTAGTATAAGTTTTATATTAGGTATTACCGCTGCTTCATTTTCAAGTGTAGATTCATCGTTAACAGCTTTAACTACTTCCTTTACTCATGATTTTTTAGACATTCAACATAAAAACTCAAAAGAACAAAAGAAATTAAAAAACAAAGTTTTATTAGGTTTTTCAATCGTAATATTTACAATTATTATGTTATTTTCAGAAAGTAAAGGCGATGTAATCTCAACTATTTTTAAGGTTGCAGGTTATACGTATGGCCCTTTATTAGGACTATACCTACTTGGTATTTTTACAAAAATAAAAATAAAAGATGCTGCAGTTCCATTTATATGTGTACTTATGCCATTGCTTACCTACTATTTAAACCACTTATTTATCTCTAAATTCTCTTTTGATTTAGGATTTATGAATATACTCGTAAACGCACTATTAACAATATTAAGTTTAATTATTGTATCAACTAAAAATGAAAAATAAACCAACCACAGAACAATCTTCAAATTACAATAACCTAGAAAAGATGAGTACCTTAGAGCTACTCTCAAATATAAATAATGAAGATAAAACAGTACCTAATGCTATTGAAAAAGCACTCCCATCAATTGAAAAATTAGTGAATCTAATTCACTCTAAAATGGAAAAAGGGGGGCGCCTTTTTTACATCGGAGCTGGAACCAGCGGAAGATTAGGTGTTTTAGACGCTTCAGAATGCCCTCCAACTTTTGGTGTTCCCGATAATTGGGTTATTGGCTTAATTGCTGGAGGCGATTTTGCCCTTAGAAAAGCTGTTGAAAATGCTGAAGATGATACCATCTTAGCCTGGAAAGACCTACAAAAATATGTAATTACCGACAAAGATGTTTTGGTTGGAATTGCAGCTTCAGGAACTACTCCTTATGTTATTGGAGGACTGAAAACGGCAAAAGAAAATGACATAAGTACTGGCTGTATTGTTTGTAATACCGATAGCCCTGTTGCTAAAGTAGCAGATTATCCTGTTGAAATTGTTGTAGGACCAGAATTTGTAACTGGAAGCACACGCATGAAATCTGGAACAGCTCAAAAATTAGTTTTAAATATGATAACAACTTCTGTTATGATTAAACTTGGAAGAGTTAAAGACAACAAAATGGTTCATATGCAATTATCAAATGCAAAATTAGTAAATAGAGGAATCTTAATGCTTATGGACGAATTACATATCAACCAAGAATTAGCTTCTGAATTACTTAAAAAGCATAAAAGTGTTAAAAATGCACTAGATGCTTATAAAAATAAACTCATTCAATAAACCTAACTCAATTCTTTAAAAACTATTAGGTTCTTAAAATATATTTAAATGGAACATAAAACAAAATACTGTATTGGAGTAATGAGTGGCACTTCTCTAGACGGTATAGATATTGCCTATATTAAACTTAGCTTTAAAAATTCATTTCAATTTAAAATACTTAAAGCTGTTACAATTCCATACCATACAGACTGGAAAAAAGCATTAAAAAACGGATTTCACTTATCTGGAGAAGCATTAACTAAACTCGATGCAGATTATGGTATTTTTTTAGGTACTATATTAAAAGATTTTATTACAGAAAATAATATTGAAAAGTTAGATTTTATAGCTTCACACGGACATACAATTTACCATAACCCTAGCGAACATTATACGCTTCAAATTGGAAATGGACCTTATATCAATACAATTACAGGCGTTAAAACAATTTGTAATTTTAGAGTGCAAGATGTGGCTCTTGGCGGCCAAGGTGCTCCATTAGTACCTATTGGAGATGCTCTTTTATTTTCTCAGTACGATTATTGCTTAAATTTAGGTGGTTTTTCAAACATTTCAATGCGAGAAAATAAATTACGAATTGCTTATGATATTTGCCCTGTAAATATTGTATTAAACCATTATGTAAATTCATTAAATATTGAATACGATGATAATGGTAAAATTGCTTCAACCGGAAACATTAATACAAATTTATTAACCGAACTAAATGCTTTACCTTTTTATAACGATACAAAACCAAAATCTCTAGGTTACGAATTTATTTTAGAAACTATTTTTCCAATAATCGACAAATACAAACTCGAAATAAAAGACATATTAAGAACTTTTATAGAACATATTGCAATACAAATAGCTAAAAAAATAGATTCAGATTCTTCTAAAAAAATGTTAATTGCTGGAGGTGGCGCTTACAATGGCTTTCTAATTGAAAGATTACAATCTTACACCAAAACACAATTAATAATACCTGACGACGAAATTATCGATTACAAAGAAGCTTTGGTATTTGCTTTACTCGGTTATTTAAAAAATGAAGAAAAAAACAACTGTTTAAAAAGTGTAACTGGTGCAAGTAAAAACCACAGCAGCGGAATTATTTACAATGCTTAATTCATTTATTTATGACTTCCAAAACAATAGATCTAAACTACTTATCGAATTTATTAACTGGAGAAGTTTTTTTTGACAAACTACACAAAAGCATCTATGCCACAGATGCTTCTGTATATAGAAAAATTCCACTTGCAGTTGCCTATCCTAAAAACAATAAAGACTTAAAAACACTTATTAGTTTTGCAACCGAAAACAACATTACTCTAATTCCAAGAGCTGCAGGAACATCATTAGCAGGACAGTGTGTTGGAGATGGTTTAGTTGTAGATATTTCTAAATATTATACAAAAATAGTGGCTTTTAACGAAAAAAATAAAACCGTAACTGTTCAGCCAGGAGTTGTTAGAGATCAACTCAACGATTTTTTAAAACCGTATGGATTATTTTTTGGCCCAAATACCTCCACCAGCAACAGATGTACAATAGGTGGTATGGTTGGTAATAATTCTTCTGGAACAACATCTATAAAATATGGAGTTACAAGAGATAAAGTTTTAGAACTAAAAACTATTTTAAGCGATGGTTCCGAGGCTGTTTTTAACAATCTAAATACTAAAGAGTATTCAAATAAAACAACAAATAACTCATTAGAAAGTAAAATCTACACTACAATTTTTAATGAATTAACGAATGAAGAAACTCAACAAGAAATAAAGAAAGAATTTCCTAAAGAGAATATTCATAGAAGAAATAACGGATATGCTATTGATAAACTTTTAAATTATGAAGGTTTTGGAGGTTCAAATAAACAAATAAATTTAGCTACATTATTAACTGGAAGCGAAGGCACTTTGGCTTTCACTACAGAAATAACATTACAATTAGACGCACTACCACCTTCAAAAAACATAATGGTAGCAGCACATTTCAATAGTATTCAAGAAAGTATGGAAGCTGTTGTAGTTGCAATGAAACATAATTTATTTACCTGCGAACTAATGGATAAAACCATTTTAGATTGCACTAAAAATAATAGAGAACAATTAAAAAATAGATTTTTTGTTGAAGGCGATCCAAAAGCAATATTAATGCTAGAAATTTGTACTGAATCTAATGAAACATCTAACAAATTAGCCGATGCTTTAATTGAAGATTTAAAATCAAAAAATTTCGGATATGCATTCCCTAAATTAGTAAATAACGATATTGACAAGGCTGTAAATCTAAGAAAAGCAGGTTTGGGATTATTAGGTAATATTGTTGGTGATAATAAAGCTGTTGCTTGTATTGAAGATACCGCGGTAGAAGTAAAAGACTTACCAAATTACATTGCTGAATTTACTAAAATGATGAAAGATTTTGGTCAAGAAGCTGTATATTACGCACATGCAGGTGCTGGTGAATTGCACTTACGCCCAATCTTAAATTTAAAAAAACAAGAAGACGTTGCTTTATTTAGAAAAATCACAACAAAAACAGCTCAATTAGTCAAAAAATATGGTGGTTCTTTTAGCGGAGAACACGGAGATGGAATTGTAAGGGCTGAGTTTATCCCTCAAATGATTGGCGCTAAAAATTATGAACTTGTAAAACGTATAAAACAAACATTCGACCCTAATAATGTATTTAATAAAGGAAAAATAGTTGATCCATTCCCAATGGATAAAAACCTACGCTATTCTATAGATAGAAATGAACCTGAAATTGATACAATACAAGATTTTACTGACAGTTTAGGTATTTTAAGGGCAGCCGAAAAGTGTAATGGTTCTGGAGATTGCAGAAAACTTCCTGAGGCTGGAGGCACAATGTGCCCAAGCTACAGAGCTACCCGAAACGAAAAAGACACCACAAGAGCTAGAGCAAATACACTTCGTGAATTTTTGACAAATTCAGACAAAAAAAACAAATTCAATCATAAAGAATTATACGATGTTTTCGATTTATGTTTAAGCTGTAAAGCTTGTGCTAGCGAATGCCCTAGTAATGTTGATGTAGCTGCTTTAAAAGCAGAATTCTTACATCAATATTACAAAGAAAATGGCATCCCATTTAGAACCAAAATGTTTGCAGAAAACGTAAAATGGAACACATTAGGCAGCCTCACTCCTACACTTACTAACTTTATTTTAAATACAACTATTACAAAAAAAATAATGGGAATTGCTCCTAAAAGAAGTATTCCTAATTTAGCTAAAACAACTGTTTACAGCTGGTATAAAAAAAATAAAACAAGATTATTAGCACAACCAACAAAATTTGGTGAATTATATTTATTTGTTGATGAGTTTACCAATCTTTACGATGCAAATATTGGTATAGACACCGTAGAACTATTAACCAAACTAGGCTACAAAGTAAATATTACAAAACACCAAGAAAGCGGTAGAAGCTTTATTTCAAAGGGCGTTTTAGATAAAGCTAAAAAAATAGCTGATTTTAACGTAGATTTTTTTAAAAATAGTATTTCTAAAGAAACACCTTTAATTGGTATGGAACCTTCTGCTATTTTAACTTTTAGAGATGAATATTTAAGACTTGCTAATGACAAAGATGCTGCTAAAAAAATTGCTGAACACACGTATACTATTGAAGAATTTATTAAGCAAGAATTTGAACAAAACAATATTAAATCCAGCAGTTTTACAAACAAAACAGCAACCTTAAAAATACACGGTCATTGTCAGCAAAAATCTTTAAGCAGCACAGAGCCAACT
This window encodes:
- a CDS encoding anhydro-N-acetylmuramic acid kinase; its protein translation is MEHKTKYCIGVMSGTSLDGIDIAYIKLSFKNSFQFKILKAVTIPYHTDWKKALKNGFHLSGEALTKLDADYGIFLGTILKDFITENNIEKLDFIASHGHTIYHNPSEHYTLQIGNGPYINTITGVKTICNFRVQDVALGGQGAPLVPIGDALLFSQYDYCLNLGGFSNISMRENKLRIAYDICPVNIVLNHYVNSLNIEYDDNGKIASTGNINTNLLTELNALPFYNDTKPKSLGYEFILETIFPIIDKYKLEIKDILRTFIEHIAIQIAKKIDSDSSKKMLIAGGGAYNGFLIERLQSYTKTQLIIPDDEIIDYKEALVFALLGYLKNEEKNNCLKSVTGASKNHSSGIIYNA
- a CDS encoding FAD-binding and (Fe-S)-binding domain-containing protein — encoded protein: MTSKTIDLNYLSNLLTGEVFFDKLHKSIYATDASVYRKIPLAVAYPKNNKDLKTLISFATENNITLIPRAAGTSLAGQCVGDGLVVDISKYYTKIVAFNEKNKTVTVQPGVVRDQLNDFLKPYGLFFGPNTSTSNRCTIGGMVGNNSSGTTSIKYGVTRDKVLELKTILSDGSEAVFNNLNTKEYSNKTTNNSLESKIYTTIFNELTNEETQQEIKKEFPKENIHRRNNGYAIDKLLNYEGFGGSNKQINLATLLTGSEGTLAFTTEITLQLDALPPSKNIMVAAHFNSIQESMEAVVVAMKHNLFTCELMDKTILDCTKNNREQLKNRFFVEGDPKAILMLEICTESNETSNKLADALIEDLKSKNFGYAFPKLVNNDIDKAVNLRKAGLGLLGNIVGDNKAVACIEDTAVEVKDLPNYIAEFTKMMKDFGQEAVYYAHAGAGELHLRPILNLKKQEDVALFRKITTKTAQLVKKYGGSFSGEHGDGIVRAEFIPQMIGAKNYELVKRIKQTFDPNNVFNKGKIVDPFPMDKNLRYSIDRNEPEIDTIQDFTDSLGILRAAEKCNGSGDCRKLPEAGGTMCPSYRATRNEKDTTRARANTLREFLTNSDKKNKFNHKELYDVFDLCLSCKACASECPSNVDVAALKAEFLHQYYKENGIPFRTKMFAENVKWNTLGSLTPTLTNFILNTTITKKIMGIAPKRSIPNLAKTTVYSWYKKNKTRLLAQPTKFGELYLFVDEFTNLYDANIGIDTVELLTKLGYKVNITKHQESGRSFISKGVLDKAKKIADFNVDFFKNSISKETPLIGMEPSAILTFRDEYLRLANDKDAAKKIAEHTYTIEEFIKQEFEQNNIKSSSFTNKTATLKIHGHCQQKSLSSTEPTFKMLSIPQNYKVTIINSGCCGMAGSFGYEKEHYKISMQVGEDTLFPKIRNSDSKTIIAASGTSCRHQIKDGTQVISKHPITILREALL